The genomic window ACATAATTTTCTGCCTAGAGGACAATATGCCACTCCGCATTTTGAAAATGCTTTCAATATCTATGACGGCGCTCATAATCAGCACGCACCCCGTGGTCGCAGATGACACGGCTGAATACCTTGACCAAATAAAGCAAAAATCTTGCGCTAAAAAGTCAGACTCTTTTCCGTTCGCATCCCTAGACATAACGGCAACACCTGTAGCCTTGGGCGATGAAGCCGAGATAAAAGCTACATTACCGCATAATGTGAAATTTCTTAATGGATGGCATTTAACGGCGCCAGACTCTCGTTTTGGCGGGCTGTCTGGCATAGATCGTCTCCCCAATGGAGACTTAATGGCTGTTTCTGACCAAGGAACGATTTTTGTTATTGGGCTAACAGATAACGCCCCAAATGGCCGCGGGGCTATGACGCCTCTCTTAGATCATCGCGGTCAGCAAGTTGGGCGAAAGATGGATTCGGATTCTGAAGGCCTTGTCTATCATGACGGACTTGTTTTTATTAGTTTCGAACGCGACCACCGCGTCCTAGCCTATGACTTTTTTGG from Litorimonas taeanensis includes these protein-coding regions:
- a CDS encoding esterase-like activity of phytase family protein, whose product is MPLRILKMLSISMTALIISTHPVVADDTAEYLDQIKQKSCAKKSDSFPFASLDITATPVALGDEAEIKATLPHNVKFLNGWHLTAPDSRFGGLSGIDRLPNGDLMAVSDQGTIFVIGLTDNAPNGRGAMTPLLDHRGQQVGRKMDSDSEGLVYHDGLVFISFERDHRVLAYDFFGCKSAARGIKILDFPRKISGKKIPNNSGAEALDISTDGHLISGFEFELEGKAPIVTIALSALANTDKLPKNSISFKPVDEPYSLVGLSKSAALLRTYDPKTGNRNIIQVDKGQTEFTLQPPLAVDNFEGITEVTTPEGQRLIYIISDDNFSGRQRTLLHVFEITDE